From one Lycium ferocissimum isolate CSIRO_LF1 chromosome 7, AGI_CSIRO_Lferr_CH_V1, whole genome shotgun sequence genomic stretch:
- the LOC132063780 gene encoding uncharacterized protein LOC132063780 codes for MEMKEGSVIHQVLIKLLNGNHKALNFTTQSISTQTLKHKIQTLTSIPSHLQLLLPSNSFYPLHDNQTLNLSNGSGNFPVVVHLLLRLRGGKGGFGSLLRGAATKAGQKKTNNFDACRDMSGRRLRHVNAEKKLEEWRAEAEERKLEKMAEEFLKKNAKEAAKKGKGVKGDNTDKYVQKYREDSAKCMEEVERSVRESLKGFVSSKRKGVELNESDSKKLKIWKGKRIMGESDSDSEDLDDDDSDEEEEENDKSIVIDNGDNSDSNGEAEGSLDSVTGRKVDGGASESGSEEEKDTLLKNLESAKDVNVNAVQQEGESLSSLTPDSQEIIGQSGVASTFATDIASATESIQTEKEASGTEPIVVESSSGVKESNVAEPSDNLSPTPVPQEDAVSEDSDLEKPFNFEEFSSASELEVLGMERLKSELQARGLKCGGTLQERAARLFLLKTTPLEMLPKKLLAKK; via the exons ATGGAGATGAAAGAAGGATCAGTAATTCATCAAGTCCTCATTAAACTCCTTAACGGTAACCACAAAGCCCTAAATTTCACTACCCAATCCATCTCAACCCAAACCCTAAAGCACAAAATccaaaccctaacttcaattccatcTCACCTTCAGCTTCTACTCCCTTCCAATTCATTCTACCCTCTTCATGACAACCAAACCCTAAATCTCTCAAACGGGTCGGGTAATTTTCCGGTGGTGGTGCATTTGTTGCTCCGGTTGAGAGGTGGTAAAGGAGGTTTCGGGTCATTGCTGAGAGGAGCGGCGACGAAAGCGGGCCAGAAAAAGACGAATAATTTCGACGCGTGCAG GGATATGAGTGGTAGAAGGCTAAGGCATGTGAATGCAGAGAAGAAGCTGGAAGAGTGGAGAGCTGAAGCAGAAGAGAGGAAATTGGAGAAGATGGCGGAGGAGTTTCTTAAGAAGAATGCTAAGGAAGCCGCGAAAAAGGGTAAGGGTGTTAAAGGAGATAATACGGATAAGTATGTGCAGAAGTATAGGGAGGATTCAGCTAAGTGTATGGAGGAAGTGGAGAGGTCAGTTAGGGAATCACTTAAGGGATTTGTGTCATCTAAAAGGAAGGGTGTTGAGCTCAATGAATCAGATTCCAAAAAGCTCAAGATATG GAAGGGTAAGAGGATAATGGGCGAGAGTGATAGCGATAGCGAGGACCTAGATGATGATGACAGTgatgaagaagaggaagagaatgACAAATCCATTGTCATAGATAACGGGGACAATTCAGACTCCAATGGAGAAGCAGAGGGAAGTTTGGATTCTGTGACTGGCAGAAAAGTCGATGGTGGTGCATCCGAGAGCGGTTCTGAGGAAGAAAAGGATACTCTTCTTAAGAATCTTGAGTCTGCTAAAGATGTCAATGTAAATGCAGTTCAGCAAGAAGGTGAAAGTCTGTCCTCCCTCACTCCAGACAGTCAAGAAATAATTGGGCAGAGTGGTGTTGCCTCTACTTTTGCCACTGATATTGCATCTGCGACCGAAAGTATTCAAACAGAAAAGGAAGCCTCTGGTACCGAGCCAATTGTTGTGGAATCTAGCTCTGGTGTGAAAGAAAGCAATGTTGCAGAACCCAGTGATAATTTAAGCCCTACACCAGTTCCTCAGGAAGATGCAGTCTCAGAGGATTCAGACTTGGAAAAGCCTTTTAATTTTGAGGAATTTAGTTCAGCGTCGGAACTGGAG GTCCTCGGTATGGAGAGGTTAAAGTCAGAACTTCAAGCGCGTGGGTTGAAGTGTGGAGGCACTCTGCAAGAACGTGCAGCCAGGCTTTTCTTACTCAAAACCACGCCTTTAGAGATGCTTCCAAAGAAGTTGCTTGCTAAGAAGTAA
- the LOC132062021 gene encoding putative RING-H2 finger protein ATL21A translates to MRSPNMMGILSLFFFLVLHNHSVLSTTQNFSSNISICGNLTIQYPFRLQSQNTQQNPNYNSFSLRCTDQGNILLNHPFSGDFLVQEINYSTRELKLQIPSNYLPRKLLHLNHFSSPFSASSFKNYTFSLLSDFHGDLRLSWDVHLDRETNNPNVPRKERTSRKEIILIFFVGVSLILPSLLCLVCVSCRIFLELSHRRQVAAAAAAEAATARLAPMPMIVIEGLDESTIQSFPKVVLGESRRIPGLNVMTCAICLGEYGAGETVRCIPECEHCFHVECVDKWLKMNSTCPVCRNSLHP, encoded by the exons ATGAGATCACCTAATATGATGGGCATTTTGagtctcttcttctttcttgttctCCATAATCATTCTGTCCTTAGTACTACACAAAATTTCTCTTCAAACATTTCCATTTGTGGGAATCTCACCATACAATACCCTTTCCGACTACAATCCCAAAACACTCAACAAAATCCAAACTATAATAGCTTTTCCCTAAGGTGCACTGATCAAGGCAATATACTACTAAATCATCCTTTTTCAGGTGATTTTCTTGTACAAGAAATCAATTACTCCACTAGAGAGCTCAAACTCCAAATTCCCTCTAATTATCTTCCAAGAAAGCTTCTACATTTAAAccatttttcttctcctttttcgGCTTCTTCTTTTAAGAATTACACCTTCTCCTTGTTATCTGATTTTCATGGAGATCTTCGACTATCATGGGATGTTCATCTTGACAGAGAAACCAACAACCCCAATGTTCCAAGAAAAG AGAGGACTTCACGTAAAGAAATAATCTTGATCTTTTTCGTGGGTGTATCCCTCATTTTACCATCCCTTCTCTGCTTAGTCTGTGTATCATGCCGAATTTTTCTCGAACTAAGCCATCGCCGCCAAGTCGCTGCTGCTGCAGCTGCAGAAGCCGCCACAGCAAGGTTAGCACCAATGCCTATGATTGTGATTGAAGGGCTTGATGAATCAACGATTCAGTCCTTTCCAAAAGTGGTTCTTGGTGAAAGCAGGCGAATTCCGGGACTAAACGTTATGACTTGCGCAATATGCTTAGGTGAGTATGGTGCTGGAGAAACAGTGAGATGCATACCTGAATGTGAACATTGCTTCCATGTTGAATGTGTCGATAAATGGTTGAAGATGAATAGCACTTGCCCTGTTTGCCGAAATTCTCTTCATCCTTGA
- the LOC132062023 gene encoding non-specific lipid-transfer protein-like: MVKLFYTVIVLLLALATTALAEPSCDIVPKRLAPCYSYIQGKYHAIKPSGRCCRGLTDIAQMEKNGRKDSIAVCKCIKRALLHINYDPNRIKVASQQCNTEFALPAVGHNTTCELIL, translated from the coding sequence ATGGTGAAGCTATTCTATACTGTGATCGTTCTTTTGCTTGCTTTAGCAACAACAGCATTGGCCGAGCCTTCTTGTGACATTGTTCCGAAAAGGCTAGCACCTTGTTATTCGTACATTCAAGGGAAATATCATGCGATCAAGCCATCGGGCAGGTGCTGCAGAGGACTGACTGATATAGctcaaatggagaaaaatggcAGGAAGGACAGTATAGCTGTTTGCAAGTGTATAAAAAGAGCACTTTTGCATATTAATTATGATCCCAATCGTATCAAAGTTGCTTCACAACAATGTAATACCGAATTTGCTCTGCCTGCTGTTGGCCATAACACTACTTGTGAACTTATACTTTGA
- the LOC132062022 gene encoding non-specific lipid-transfer protein A-like: protein MPRLLVLFLGLALLITLSSGSSSSAVPSCTTVYSQLAPCILYVDHGHDDLKADNPSKACCKGVKDIHKLATKQDHIAVCNCIKATVIEVVYIIPSRIAEVPKKCGLPYNVPPIHKNFDCNT, encoded by the coding sequence ATGCCCCGCTTGCTTGTTCTGTTTCTTGGTTTAGCCCTGCTAATAACTCTCTCATCAGGATCTTCCTCATCAGCTGTTCCGTCCTGTACGACTGTTTACTCACAGTTAGCGCCTTGCATACTATATGTCGATCATGGTCATGATGATCTGAAAGCTGATAATCCATCTAAAGCTTGCTGTAAAGGTGTTAAGGACATACACAAGCTTGCAACCAAACAAGATCACATTGCAGTCTGCAACTGTATAAAAGCAACAGTCATTGAAGTTGTATATATCATTCCCTCTCGCATAGCTGAAGTCCCAAAGAAATGTGGCCTTCCTTATAATGTGCCTCCCATACATAAGAACTTCGACTGTAACACGTAA